A segment of the Streptomyces sp. P9-A2 genome:
GGCACGCCGTACGGCTCCTGGACGCGGAGGACCCCCAGGCGCCGCCGCCCGCGCGGGACGGTTCCGCGCCCGAGGGCCCCGCTCCCGCCGCCACCCCCGAACACGCCCCCGCCGCCGACGACTCCGCGCCGCCCGTGCCCGGCACGCCCGGTGGCGGCGCGCAGGTGAACCACCTGCCCACCCTGGTCGTCGGCCCGAATGGCCCGAACGGCCCGAACGGCCCCACCGCACCCCCGGGCCCGGCCCCGGGCACCCCGGCGGCCGGGCAGAGTCCCGCCGCCTACGGCCATCCCCAGCCGCACCCCCAGCCGTACTCGCACCAGCACCCCCAGCCGTACTCGCACCAGCACGCCCAGCCGCACGCCCAGTCCCCCGGCTACGGCTACCCCTACAACGGCTACGGGGCCGCCGGCGCCACCCCTCCCTACGGCCCGCCGCCCTTCGGTACGAATCCGACGCCGTACGGCCCGCCGCAGTCCCCGCGCGACAACCGTTCCACCGCGCTGCTCGTCGTGATCGCGCTGGTCGTCGCGCTCGCCGCGGGCGGCACGGTGTACGCGCTGATGCAGGGCGGCGACGGCAACACCGCGGGCGGCGATCCCTCGGGCACACCGACCGACGGCACGTCCCAGGGCGGCAACCCCTCACCCGACGGGAAGTCCTCGACCGGGACGGACGGAACAGACGACCCGGGCGGCGTCGCCGGGACGGATCAGCCGTCCGCCGACGGGGCGATCCCGACCGGGTACCTCGGCAGCTGGTCGACGACCATCGACAACGCGAGCGGGCTGCACAGCCGCACGCTGACCATTCAGCAGGGCGAGGCCGGTGACACGGTCATGTCCCTCGTCGCCGACGGGCCCACCGGCAACGGCGCCTACCACTGCGTGTTCGAGGGCGACCTCACCAGCGCGGGTTCCGGCGGCCGGCTGGAGATCGGCCCGACCACCGTGACGGTCGGCCGACCGCGGAGCGCCTGCACCCCGGGAGCCGCCAGCGCCGTCACCCTCCTGCCCGACGGCTCCCTGAAGCGCGTGAACACCAGCAGCGGCGAACAGTTCACCTACACGCGGGACTGACACACCCTCTCGACCGCACATCCGCTCCGCGCCGACGCACACTCGGCGAACTCCGCTCCACGGGACTCGCCGCGGCCCTTCTGCCCGGGGCCGGCTCACCTCGGCTCCGGCGGCCGCTGCCGGGGCATGTTCGGGCGGGTGGCCCCGGGCGCGGACGAGAAGCGGCCGTGGGGCCGGCCGTCCGGCTCGGGGCGGCCCGTGCCCGCCGGCGCCCCCTGGATGCCCGGCGGCACGCTCGCGCCCGTACGGAAGTCCATCATCCAGTCCGCCGTCTCGACCCGCACCAGCTCGCTCACGTCCTCCGAGAACCGCCGCAGCACCGACAGGCACCGCTCGGCCGCCTCGCTCGCGGTGCCCTCGGCCGGTCCCAGTACCTCGCGGACGCACTCCGACGCCCAGTCGAACTGGAACGCCTGCAGCCGCCGCTGCACGGCCTGCGCGGTCGCCACGTCCCGCATCCAGCCGGAGGTCACCCCGAAGAACCGGTCCGCGGCCACACAGACGACCGCGAGCAGCAGCGACAGGTACCCCCAGGGGGCGACACCGTCGGTCGCTCCGGTCAGATCCAGCAGCGGCAGCGCCGCCCCGGCGGCCACCCCCGCCGCGGCCCCCGTACGCAGCGCCCGCGCGCACCGGCGCTTCCAGGCCCGCTCGGTGAGATACCAGGCGGCGGTGTCCAGCGCCCCGCGCTCCACCCACCGGTACAGCTCGTCCAGCCGGGGAGCGGGTTCGCCCCAGTCCCCGAGCGGGAACACCCGCCCGGTCAGATCACCCGGCCGCAGCCCGGCCGCCCCCTCGCCGACCCCGTCCTGCGGACGGCCCTCGGGCTGCATCTCCGGCTGAACCACCCGCTGCTCCCTACTTACCTCGGAATCCGATTCCGATCTCCCGGCCTGACCTCCACTGGCCCCCTGTGAGCGCCTGCCCGGCGCCTGCCCAACCCCTGCGCGGGCCCCTGCTCGGGTGCCGGACGCGGACGTGCCGGGCCCCTTCCTACCTCCCAAAGGGTGGCCGCGTCGGGGGTTCGAGCGCCGCTTCCGCCCGGAAGAGGGCTGTGATCAGGTATAGGGCGCGAGGGCGAATCACTCGAAAGAGTGCTGGGGCGACGGCCGCCCGGACCACGTAGGCTCGTGCCGAACGGGAAAGTCCCGTACGTACGGACCGACCAAGGAGCCGAATCGTGATCCCCGGTGGTGGCCAGCCCAATATGCAGCAGCTGCTTCAGCAGGCCCAGAAGATGCAGCAGGACCTGGCCCAGGCGCAGGAGGAACTCGCGCACATGGAGGTCGACGGTCAGGCGGGCGGTGGCCTGGTGACGGCCACTGTCACCGGTTCCGGTGAGCTCCGCGCCCTGAGGATCGACCCGAAGGCGGTGGACCCGGAGGACACCGAGACCCTCGCGGACCTCGTCGTCGCGGCCGTCCAGGCGGCCAACGAGAACGCGCGGAACCTCCAGCAGCAGAAGCTCGGCCCGCTGGCTCAGGGGCTGGGCGGCGGCGGCATTCCCGGTCTGCCCTTCTAGGACGGGCCGAAGGCCTCTACGGTACGTACTGAAGGAACCTCAGGAAGGACGGCAGTCCGTTGTACGAAGGCGTGGTACAGGACCTCATCGACGAACTCGGGCGGCTGCCCGGCGTCGGTCCCAAGAGCGCCCAGCGGATCGCCTTCCACATCCTCCAGGCGGAGCCGACGGACGTACGGCGTCTCGCCCACGCCCTCATGGAAGTGAAGGCGAAGGTCCGCTTCTGCGCCACCTGCGGCAACGTGGCGCAGGAGGAACTGTGCAACATCTGCCGCGACACCCGCCGCGACATCGCCGTCATCTGTGTCGTGGAGGAGCCCAAGGACGTCGTCGCCGTCGAGCGCACGCGCGAGTTCCGGGGCCGCTACCACGTCCTGGGCGGCGCGATCAGTCCGATCGACGGGGTGGGCCCCGACGACCTGCGCATCCGGGAACTGCTGGCCCGGCTGGCGGACGGCACGGTCACCGAGCTGATCCTGGCCACGGACCCGAATCTGGAGGGCGAGGCCACGGCCACGTACCTCGCCCGCATGATCAAGCCCATGGGGCTGAAGGTCACCCGCCTGGCCAGTGGCCTCCCGGTGGGCGGAGATCTGGAGTACGCGGACGAGGTCACCCTCGGCCGCGCCTTCGAGGGGAGACGACTTCTAGATGTCTGACGCCACGCTGCACGCCATCGACCGGGACCCGGACGACTTCTCGGTCCAGATCGCGGATCAGGTCGAGAGCTTCCTGGTCGCCGTCACGGAGGTCGCCAAGGGCGACGAGCCGGACTCGGCGGTCCCCTTCCTCCTGCTGGAGGTCTCCCAGCTCCTGCTGGCCGGCGGCCGGCTGGGCGCGCACGAGGACATCGTCCCCGACGAACGCTACGAGCCCGACCCGGGCCCCGAGGCCGACGTGGACGACCTCCGCGAGAACCTCGCCCGCCTCCTGGAGCCGGTCGACGTCTACTCCGAGGTGTTCGACCCGTACGAGCCCCGTACGGCGCCCGTGCCGGCCCGGATCTCCGACGATCTCACCGACGTCATCACCGATCTCCGCCACGGCATGGTCCACTACCGTGCCGGCCGCACCACGGAAGCCCTGTGGTGGTGGCAGTTCTCCTACTTCTCCAACTGGGGCTCCACCGCCTCCGCCGCCCTGCGCGCCCTGCAGTCCGTCGTGGCCCACGTCCGCCTCAACCAGCCCCTCGCCGCCCTGGACGGCCTCGACACCGACCAGGGCATGGGCGACGACACCCTGGAGATCGAGGCGGGCAGGGTCATGGTCGAGGAAATCGGGGAACCGCTGGGCCTGCGCCCGGTCACATAAACGCATGTCCCCGATACCGCGGTCGTGCGGGCCGAGATCTGTGCCTTGATGAAAAGCGTGAGCACTCAGCAGGAAAGTGTTGTTTGAGCGCTCAGAAGAGCGCTATGTGGACAGTGTTGGCCGAAATGCTCACGCTTTTTTGGGTAGGTGTGCCGCATGGCGACAGCGTGTACGTCGGCAACGCGGGCAAGGGCGCGGCGCCGGCCCGAGGTGTCCGACGCCGAGCGGGAGTTCCGCGGGCAGGCCGCACGCACGGCGACCGGGGCTCACATAGTGGCCATGAGGGTGTGACGCGGGGCACTTTCCGAGTGGTCCGCGTCGCCCTGGGCATGAGCTCCCCTGCGCGGGTGCCCGGAAGTCTCACGATGCGATATCGAGGAGGCGTTTTCCGGGTGCTCGATAGAATGAGCCGACCGCGCCGGGCGCACCCGTGCGCACAGCGTGGGACAACGACGGAATGAGCGAGGAGCGCACGTGGGCCTTGTCGTGCAGAAGTACGGAGGCTCCTCCGTAGCCGATGCCGAAGGCATCAAGCGCGTCGCCAAGCGGATCGTGGAAGCCAAGAAGAACGGCCACCAGGTGGTCGTCGTGGTTTCCGCGATGGGCGACACGACGGACGAGTTGATCGATCTCGCCGAGCAGGTATCCCCGATCCCTGCCGGGCGCGAGCTCGACATGCTGCTGACCGCGGGAGAACGGATCTCCATGGCCCTGCTGGCCATGGCGATCAAAAACCTGGGCCACAACGCCCAGAGCTTCACCGGCAGCCAGGCGGGTGTCATCACCGACTCGGTCCACAACAAAGCCCGCATCATCGACGTCACGCCCGGCCGGATCCAGGCCTCGGTGGACGACGGGAACATCGCCATCGTCGCCGGTTTCCAGGGCGTCAGCCAGCAGGGCAAGAACATCACCACACTCGGCCGGGGCGGCTCCGACACCACCGCGGTGGCCCTGGCGGCCGCCCTCGACGCCGAGGTGTGCGAGATCTACACCGACGTCGACGGTGTGTTCACCGCCGACCCGCGGGTGGTGAAGAAGGCTCGGAAGATCGACTGGATCTCGACCGGCGACATGCTCGAACTGGCGGCCTCCGGGTCCAAGGTGCTGCTCCACCGCTGTGTGGAGTACGCCCGCCGGTACAACATCCCGATCCACGTCCGCTCGTCCTTCAGCGGACTGCCGGGCACGTGGGTCAGCAGTGAGCCGATTCAGCGAGGGGGCAAGAAGGTGGAG
Coding sequences within it:
- a CDS encoding protein kinase domain-containing protein — translated: MDKHGPGAGDAMGNQDARHPGSIGAYRLLARLGAGGMGEVYLARSDRGRTVAVKLVREELAQQEEFRARFRQEVQNARQVGGDWTAPVLDADTEAPVPWVATGYVAGPSLQQVVGNDHGALPERSVRILAAGLAHALKDIHAAGIVHRDLKPSNVLVTIDGPRVIDFGIARAMETVTDGGLTRTGALVGSPGFMAPEQVRGDRLTPACDVFCLGSVLAYAATGELPFGTANSSVHALMFRIAEEEPDLGRVPEGLAGLVKDCLRKDPAQRPTLDQILLRTGAEETVADGRSRDPWLPAALVAQLGRHAVRLLDAEDPQAPPPARDGSAPEGPAPAATPEHAPAADDSAPPVPGTPGGGAQVNHLPTLVVGPNGPNGPNGPTAPPGPAPGTPAAGQSPAAYGHPQPHPQPYSHQHPQPYSHQHAQPHAQSPGYGYPYNGYGAAGATPPYGPPPFGTNPTPYGPPQSPRDNRSTALLVVIALVVALAAGGTVYALMQGGDGNTAGGDPSGTPTDGTSQGGNPSPDGKSSTGTDGTDDPGGVAGTDQPSADGAIPTGYLGSWSTTIDNASGLHSRTLTIQQGEAGDTVMSLVADGPTGNGAYHCVFEGDLTSAGSGGRLEIGPTTVTVGRPRSACTPGAASAVTLLPDGSLKRVNTSSGEQFTYTRD
- a CDS encoding SLATT domain-containing protein, with the translated sequence MVQPEMQPEGRPQDGVGEGAAGLRPGDLTGRVFPLGDWGEPAPRLDELYRWVERGALDTAAWYLTERAWKRRCARALRTGAAAGVAAGAALPLLDLTGATDGVAPWGYLSLLLAVVCVAADRFFGVTSGWMRDVATAQAVQRRLQAFQFDWASECVREVLGPAEGTASEAAERCLSVLRRFSEDVSELVRVETADWMMDFRTGASVPPGIQGAPAGTGRPEPDGRPHGRFSSAPGATRPNMPRQRPPEPR
- a CDS encoding YbaB/EbfC family nucleoid-associated protein, translating into MIPGGGQPNMQQLLQQAQKMQQDLAQAQEELAHMEVDGQAGGGLVTATVTGSGELRALRIDPKAVDPEDTETLADLVVAAVQAANENARNLQQQKLGPLAQGLGGGGIPGLPF
- the recR gene encoding recombination mediator RecR, which produces MYEGVVQDLIDELGRLPGVGPKSAQRIAFHILQAEPTDVRRLAHALMEVKAKVRFCATCGNVAQEELCNICRDTRRDIAVICVVEEPKDVVAVERTREFRGRYHVLGGAISPIDGVGPDDLRIRELLARLADGTVTELILATDPNLEGEATATYLARMIKPMGLKVTRLASGLPVGGDLEYADEVTLGRAFEGRRLLDV
- a CDS encoding DUF5063 domain-containing protein: MSDATLHAIDRDPDDFSVQIADQVESFLVAVTEVAKGDEPDSAVPFLLLEVSQLLLAGGRLGAHEDIVPDERYEPDPGPEADVDDLRENLARLLEPVDVYSEVFDPYEPRTAPVPARISDDLTDVITDLRHGMVHYRAGRTTEALWWWQFSYFSNWGSTASAALRALQSVVAHVRLNQPLAALDGLDTDQGMGDDTLEIEAGRVMVEEIGEPLGLRPVT
- a CDS encoding aspartate kinase, giving the protein MGLVVQKYGGSSVADAEGIKRVAKRIVEAKKNGHQVVVVVSAMGDTTDELIDLAEQVSPIPAGRELDMLLTAGERISMALLAMAIKNLGHNAQSFTGSQAGVITDSVHNKARIIDVTPGRIQASVDDGNIAIVAGFQGVSQQGKNITTLGRGGSDTTAVALAAALDAEVCEIYTDVDGVFTADPRVVKKARKIDWISTGDMLELAASGSKVLLHRCVEYARRYNIPIHVRSSFSGLPGTWVSSEPIQRGGKKVEQALISGVAHDTSEAKVTVVGVPDKPGEAASIFRTIANAEINIDMVVQNVSAASTGLTDISFTLPKTDGRKAIDALERNKGSIGFQSLRYDDQIGKISLVGAGMKTNPGVTADFFTALSDAGVNIELISTSEIRISVVTRKDVVDDAVSAVHTAFGLDSDSDEAVVYGGTGR